The Halosimplex litoreum genome has a window encoding:
- a CDS encoding ABC transporter permease has protein sequence MSRIGRVTASVRAGWQSFLRRRTAVFFTFLFPLLIVVIFGALVQTQAGSGGLFTEPAVYYVPGYLAVVVLFTPLSRVGSEVARHREGNRFEKLATTPLTRSEWLLAQTLVNVVVIGLAALMLLALVVALTGAAIPISATSVGLLVAYVVVGVALFCGIGAIIGATADSQDGVIATSNTIALPLLFLSETFVPLDLLPGWFEPATLLSPLTYFARGVRATTDGGAVPPTGPLAPQLGYLLVLVALAAVFVAVGALVLPRTD, from the coding sequence ATGAGCCGGATCGGCCGAGTGACCGCGTCGGTCCGCGCGGGTTGGCAGTCGTTCCTGCGGCGGCGTACGGCCGTCTTCTTCACGTTCCTCTTCCCGCTGCTCATCGTCGTCATCTTCGGCGCGCTGGTCCAGACCCAGGCGGGCAGCGGCGGGCTGTTCACCGAGCCGGCGGTCTACTACGTCCCGGGCTATCTCGCCGTCGTCGTACTGTTCACGCCGCTGTCGCGGGTCGGCAGCGAGGTGGCGCGCCACCGCGAGGGCAACCGCTTCGAGAAGCTCGCGACGACGCCGCTCACGCGGTCGGAGTGGCTGCTCGCACAGACGCTCGTCAACGTCGTCGTCATCGGACTCGCCGCGCTCATGTTGCTGGCGCTCGTCGTCGCACTGACCGGCGCCGCGATCCCGATCTCGGCGACCTCGGTCGGTCTGCTCGTCGCCTACGTCGTCGTCGGCGTCGCGCTGTTTTGCGGGATCGGCGCGATCATCGGCGCGACTGCCGACTCCCAGGACGGCGTCATCGCGACGAGCAACACCATCGCGCTCCCCCTGCTGTTCCTCTCGGAGACGTTCGTCCCGCTGGACCTCCTCCCCGGCTGGTTCGAGCCGGCGACGTTGCTGTCGCCGCTGACGTACTTCGCCCGCGGCGTCCGCGCGACGACCGACGGCGGCGCGGTCCCACCGACCGGCCCGCTCGCGCCGCAACTGGGCTACCTGCTCGTCCTCGTCGCGCTCGCCGCGGTGTTCGTCGCCGTCGGCGCGCTCGTGCTCCCGCGGACCGACTGA
- a CDS encoding DUF7546 family protein — MATVDTTSLTDRFRPARKTLLWGALILNTEVILLLAYAALGSAELLSASGVRLWVYPFVWINASIWAVARTDVASASGRNRAGAAALAVGYFGVLAYTGGLVGPGHDSLGLGVALTSLPPGWAPAVTYNGMGLSLVLIPYKLIGYLTLAYLVYATVLDAAGSAVTGVLGLLSCVSCSWPVLASIATGVVGSGSGIAAAVSTGSYGLSTVVFVATVALLVWRPFGRE, encoded by the coding sequence ATGGCTACCGTCGACACCACTTCCCTGACAGACCGGTTTCGCCCCGCCCGCAAGACGCTCCTGTGGGGCGCGTTGATCCTCAACACCGAGGTCATCCTCCTGCTCGCCTACGCCGCACTCGGCTCGGCCGAGTTGCTCTCGGCCAGCGGGGTGCGCCTGTGGGTCTACCCGTTCGTCTGGATCAACGCCTCGATCTGGGCGGTCGCGCGGACCGACGTCGCGTCCGCGTCGGGCCGTAACCGCGCCGGTGCCGCTGCCCTCGCCGTCGGCTACTTCGGCGTCCTCGCCTACACCGGCGGGCTCGTCGGCCCCGGCCACGACTCGCTCGGGCTCGGCGTCGCGCTGACGAGCCTGCCGCCTGGGTGGGCGCCCGCCGTCACCTACAACGGCATGGGGCTTTCGCTCGTGTTGATCCCCTACAAGCTGATCGGGTATCTCACTCTCGCGTACCTCGTGTACGCCACCGTCCTCGACGCCGCGGGGTCGGCCGTGACGGGCGTGCTCGGCTTGCTCTCCTGTGTCTCCTGTAGCTGGCCGGTGCTAGCCTCCATCGCCACCGGCGTCGTCGGCAGCGGATCGGGCATCGCAGCGGCGGTCTCGACCGGCTCGTACGGCCTCTCGACGGTCGTCTTCGTCGCCACCGTGGCGCTGCTGGTCTGGCGACCGTTCGGACGGGAGTGA
- a CDS encoding ATPase domain-containing protein: MAEDADRPTVDPMGDAGERGSAPHAGSGERSGGHGRCDFCRLPIPGQPVTAEHGDQSYDYCCVACRDAASDADRVSTQYHGFRRVPTGVDPLDESLPQGIPRNSFVLLTDLAGTRTEAIQAELVWRALRRGEPAVFVSFLEPPMSVVQQFVTLDWNVLPYLESGQLQILDCFTYRLENRERMYERLNDWNAFLSETAADATTQVRDPTELGELHNRLDDVLETRAMEDQGVVVIDSLTEFGSLVQPVQAYEFLRDVRAEVCKSRFVPMYAGATVTGANQQFPHDLNYVVDGIVELNLGEDLVAGSLTKQIRVRKMNGVLAVPKWTLYEYTAGEGIVTIERREELPDESAGRGDARPDQPSGGPAGTGRESAGQRASGQRPVEAGGDSAGGAFGQGPPVGGGAVDDSGTGDGAGSESDGAG, encoded by the coding sequence ATGGCAGAGGACGCCGACCGACCGACGGTGGACCCGATGGGCGACGCCGGGGAACGGGGGTCAGCGCCACACGCCGGATCGGGCGAACGGTCCGGCGGTCACGGCCGCTGTGACTTCTGTCGGCTCCCGATCCCGGGGCAACCGGTCACCGCCGAGCACGGCGACCAGTCGTACGACTACTGCTGTGTGGCCTGTCGGGACGCCGCCAGCGACGCCGACAGGGTGTCCACGCAGTACCACGGATTCAGACGGGTCCCCACGGGTGTGGACCCGCTCGACGAGAGCCTCCCGCAGGGGATCCCACGCAACTCGTTCGTCCTCCTGACGGACCTGGCGGGCACGCGTACCGAGGCGATCCAGGCCGAACTGGTCTGGCGCGCGCTCCGACGGGGTGAACCCGCCGTGTTCGTCTCCTTCCTGGAGCCGCCGATGTCCGTCGTCCAGCAGTTCGTCACCCTGGACTGGAACGTCCTCCCCTATCTGGAGTCGGGACAGCTACAGATCCTCGACTGTTTCACCTACCGGCTCGAGAACCGCGAGCGGATGTACGAGCGGCTCAACGACTGGAACGCCTTCCTCTCGGAGACGGCCGCCGACGCGACCACGCAGGTGCGAGACCCCACGGAACTGGGCGAACTCCACAACCGCCTCGACGACGTCCTCGAAACCCGGGCGATGGAAGACCAGGGGGTCGTCGTCATCGACTCGCTGACCGAGTTCGGGTCGCTCGTCCAGCCGGTCCAGGCGTACGAATTCCTCAGAGACGTGCGCGCGGAAGTATGCAAGAGCCGGTTCGTCCCCATGTACGCCGGCGCGACCGTCACCGGTGCGAACCAGCAGTTCCCCCACGACCTGAACTACGTGGTCGACGGCATCGTCGAGCTGAATCTCGGCGAGGATCTCGTCGCGGGGTCGCTGACGAAGCAGATCCGGGTCCGCAAGATGAACGGCGTCCTCGCGGTCCCGAAGTGGACGCTCTACGAGTACACCGCCGGCGAAGGTATCGTCACCATCGAACGTCGCGAGGAGCTGCCGGACGAGAGCGCCGGACGGGGAGACGCTCGGCCCGACCAACCGAGCGGTGGACCGGCGGGCACCGGACGAGAGAGCGCCGGACAGCGGGCCTCGGGGCAGCGACCGGTCGAAGCCGGCGGGGACAGCGCGGGTGGCGCGTTCGGCCAGGGACCGCCCGTTGGGGGCGGCGCAGTCGACGACTCCGGGACCGGAGACGGCGCCGGGTCCGAGAGCGACGGCGCCGGGTGA
- a CDS encoding DUF420 domain-containing protein has product MAVADSLQSRARANPRRVTAVLSVIGYVLVLGAFTPYAPFPKISDDLVIFLGDAIAVVNSLALVSILVGVRYIKRGEVAKHRRAMLTAFSLIMIFLVMYLLKVGGGFEKSILAEGAVYYAYLVMLAVHIVLSAVAVPVVLYAVVLGLTHSPSELRDTSHARVGRIAVAAWSLSLFLGIVTYVMLNHVYGWVPRGHEAALLLAVGPSLRSLRSVAGDSGEWSD; this is encoded by the coding sequence ATGGCAGTCGCCGACTCCCTGCAGTCGCGGGCGCGGGCGAACCCGCGCCGGGTCACCGCCGTCCTCTCGGTGATCGGATACGTGCTCGTCCTCGGTGCGTTCACACCGTACGCGCCGTTCCCGAAGATTAGCGACGATCTGGTCATCTTCCTCGGAGACGCCATCGCCGTCGTCAACTCGCTGGCGCTGGTCTCGATCCTCGTCGGGGTCCGCTACATCAAGCGCGGCGAGGTCGCGAAACACCGACGGGCGATGCTGACGGCCTTTTCGCTGATCATGATCTTCCTCGTGATGTACCTGCTGAAGGTCGGCGGGGGCTTCGAGAAGTCGATCCTCGCCGAGGGCGCCGTCTACTACGCCTACCTCGTGATGCTCGCGGTCCACATCGTCCTGTCGGCGGTGGCCGTCCCGGTCGTCCTCTACGCCGTCGTCCTCGGGCTGACCCACAGCCCCAGCGAGTTGCGCGACACGTCTCACGCCCGCGTCGGCCGGATCGCCGTCGCCGCGTGGTCGCTGAGCCTCTTCCTCGGCATCGTCACCTACGTCATGCTCAACCACGTCTACGGCTGGGTTCCTCGCGGTCACGAGGCGGCGCTCCTGCTCGCGGTCGGGCCGTCGCTCCGTTCGCTCCGATCCGTCGCTGGCGATTCCGGCGAGTGGAGCGACTGA
- a CDS encoding cobalamin B12-binding domain-containing protein, whose translation MSAEQGQRQIRCLVAKVGLDGHDRGAHVIARALRDAGFEVIYSGLHRSPDEVVQAAVQEDVDVLGISILSGAHNTLVPKITDGLEEYGAREDTLVLVGGIIPDDDEGRLREAGVAEIFGPGASMDEMVEYIRANAPERR comes from the coding sequence ATGAGCGCAGAACAGGGCCAACGGCAGATCCGCTGTCTCGTCGCCAAGGTCGGACTCGACGGACACGACCGGGGCGCACACGTCATCGCGCGGGCGCTTCGGGACGCGGGGTTCGAGGTCATCTACTCGGGCTTGCACCGCTCGCCCGACGAGGTCGTCCAGGCGGCGGTCCAGGAGGACGTGGACGTGCTCGGCATCTCTATCCTCTCGGGCGCGCACAACACGCTCGTCCCGAAGATCACGGACGGACTCGAGGAGTACGGCGCCCGCGAGGACACGCTGGTACTGGTCGGCGGGATCATCCCGGACGACGACGAAGGTCGGCTGCGGGAGGCGGGCGTCGCCGAGATCTTCGGCCCCGGCGCGTCGATGGACGAGATGGTCGAGTACATCCGGGCGAACGCGCCCGAGCGACGATGA
- a CDS encoding heme o synthase: MFSRTLRPSFPSLLAATAMGVYLLVAAGATAAVADAARACSSWPVCRGPVTLADPALLVAWGHRVAALLVGVLALTTAVAAVRERAAIRGRVLVALAFGLVLFPVQVAIGAVVVTGGAAALPTGAHLVVGMVLFTALVVALAWELEPETLDAPEEGWAVEPGVDEAATDESDAPAPAEPTTAPADLPLRTRVTATASAYFRLMKPRLMWLLSLVAAAGMALASTGAPELTVGTVVLTLGGGVLAIGASGTFNHVLEREKDKKMDRTSDRPIATHQIPVRRAVAFGLTLAVASLAVFAQLNPLAAALGLSAILFYSVVYTLVLKPNTVQNTVIGGLAGALPALIGWAAVTGEVGLPGAALAGVIFLWTPAHFYNLALAYKEDYAKGGFPMMPVVRGEAVTRKHILYYLAATLVGAVALAELTTLGWVYAATTCVFGGVFLWAVLRLHRERTESAAFRAFHASNAYLGTLLIAIVVDALAI, encoded by the coding sequence ATGTTCAGTCGCACGCTCCGACCGTCGTTCCCGAGCCTGCTCGCAGCGACGGCGATGGGCGTCTACCTGCTCGTCGCCGCCGGGGCCACCGCGGCGGTCGCCGACGCCGCCCGTGCGTGTTCGTCGTGGCCGGTCTGTCGCGGCCCGGTCACGCTCGCCGACCCCGCACTGCTCGTCGCCTGGGGTCACCGCGTCGCGGCCCTGCTCGTGGGCGTCCTCGCTCTCACCACGGCCGTCGCTGCCGTTCGCGAGCGCGCGGCGATCCGCGGGCGCGTCCTCGTGGCGCTCGCGTTCGGTCTCGTCCTGTTCCCCGTGCAGGTCGCCATCGGCGCGGTCGTCGTCACCGGCGGCGCGGCCGCGCTCCCGACCGGTGCCCACCTGGTCGTCGGGATGGTCCTGTTCACCGCTCTGGTCGTCGCACTCGCCTGGGAACTCGAGCCCGAGACACTCGACGCACCCGAGGAGGGATGGGCCGTCGAACCCGGGGTAGACGAGGCTGCCACCGACGAGAGCGACGCGCCCGCGCCCGCCGAACCGACCACGGCACCCGCCGACCTCCCGCTCCGGACGCGCGTGACCGCCACCGCCTCGGCGTACTTCCGGCTGATGAAGCCGCGGCTGATGTGGTTGCTCTCGCTCGTCGCCGCCGCCGGGATGGCGCTGGCCTCGACCGGGGCGCCGGAACTGACGGTAGGGACGGTGGTCCTGACGCTGGGCGGTGGCGTCCTCGCCATCGGCGCCTCTGGAACCTTCAACCACGTCCTCGAACGCGAGAAGGACAAGAAGATGGACCGCACGTCCGATCGCCCCATCGCGACTCACCAGATCCCGGTCCGCCGGGCGGTCGCGTTCGGCCTGACCCTGGCCGTCGCCTCCCTGGCCGTGTTCGCCCAGCTGAACCCCCTGGCGGCCGCGCTCGGCCTCTCGGCGATCCTCTTCTACAGCGTCGTCTACACGCTCGTGCTCAAACCCAACACCGTCCAGAACACGGTCATCGGAGGCCTCGCCGGCGCGCTCCCGGCACTGATCGGTTGGGCCGCGGTCACCGGTGAGGTCGGCCTACCCGGTGCGGCGCTGGCGGGCGTCATCTTCCTCTGGACGCCGGCGCACTTCTACAATCTCGCGCTGGCGTACAAGGAAGACTACGCCAAAGGCGGGTTCCCGATGATGCCCGTCGTCCGCGGCGAGGCGGTCACTCGCAAGCACATCCTCTACTACCTGGCGGCGACGCTTGTCGGCGCGGTCGCGCTGGCGGAGCTGACGACGCTGGGGTGGGTGTACGCGGCGACGACCTGCGTCTTCGGCGGCGTCTTCCTCTGGGCGGTCCTCCGACTGCACCGCGAGCGCACCGAGTCGGCGGCGTTCCGCGCCTTCCACGCCTCTAACGCCTACCTCGGGACGCTGTTGATCGCAATCGTCGTCGACGCACTCGCGATCTGA
- a CDS encoding Rdx family protein, translating to MTTVTLTYCVPCGFRERALDTQEAILTSLEAQIDRFELVMGDHGVFRVEAGDEVVYDKERDTFDIDAVVRDVRAEL from the coding sequence ATGACGACAGTCACGCTGACCTACTGTGTCCCCTGCGGCTTCCGCGAGCGAGCGCTGGACACCCAGGAAGCGATCCTCACGAGCCTGGAAGCTCAGATCGACCGCTTCGAACTCGTGATGGGCGACCACGGCGTCTTTCGCGTCGAAGCCGGCGACGAGGTCGTCTACGACAAGGAACGCGACACCTTCGATATCGACGCCGTCGTTCGCGACGTGCGCGCCGAATTATAA
- a CDS encoding ABC transporter ATP-binding protein, with protein sequence MTATLVAEDVRRSYGEMEALAGVSLSVDAGEVFGLVGPNGAGKTTLVRALTGTTDAEGSVELFGADPRDVDRERVGLLPQAFDPPARLTARELLDYYAGLYDEARDVDAVLSDVGLADDADTWYENLSGGQQRRTCVGSALVNDPDLLFLDEPTTGIDPAGRRALWDLLESLADGGTTIVLTTHDMAEAHRLADRVGLLANGRLVAADDPDTLVAEYGGESRLVVETAADPAALDLGYPAQRAGDSLVVSDVAPEAIGDVVDALAAAGASYDALTWSEPDLEDVYLELADERGTYDAGRRKRASVAGDAPQADTDGAAAEGDR encoded by the coding sequence ATGACAGCGACGCTCGTCGCCGAGGACGTGCGCCGGTCCTACGGGGAGATGGAGGCCCTCGCCGGCGTCTCTCTCTCGGTCGACGCGGGGGAGGTGTTCGGGCTGGTCGGTCCCAACGGCGCGGGCAAGACGACGCTCGTCCGCGCGCTGACCGGGACGACCGACGCCGAGGGCTCGGTCGAACTGTTCGGCGCCGACCCCCGCGACGTGGACCGCGAGCGCGTCGGCCTGCTCCCACAGGCGTTCGACCCACCCGCACGGCTCACCGCTCGCGAACTGCTCGACTACTACGCCGGCCTCTACGACGAGGCCCGCGACGTCGACGCGGTCCTCTCGGACGTAGGGCTGGCCGACGACGCCGACACCTGGTACGAGAACCTCTCGGGCGGCCAGCAACGGCGGACCTGCGTCGGCTCGGCGCTGGTCAACGACCCGGATCTCCTCTTTCTCGACGAGCCCACGACCGGTATCGACCCCGCCGGTCGCCGCGCGCTGTGGGACCTCCTCGAATCGCTCGCCGACGGCGGGACGACCATCGTCCTCACCACGCACGACATGGCCGAGGCCCACCGGCTGGCCGACCGCGTCGGGCTACTCGCGAACGGGCGACTCGTCGCCGCCGACGACCCCGACACGCTGGTCGCGGAGTACGGCGGCGAGAGCCGACTCGTCGTCGAGACGGCCGCCGACCCCGCCGCGCTCGATCTCGGCTATCCCGCCCAGCGAGCGGGCGACTCGCTCGTCGTCTCCGACGTGGCACCCGAGGCTATCGGCGACGTGGTCGACGCACTCGCGGCGGCGGGCGCCAGCTACGACGCCCTCACCTGGTCGGAGCCCGACCTGGAAGACGTCTACCTCGAACTCGCCGACGAACGCGGCACCTACGACGCCGGCCGGCGGAAGCGCGCGTCGGTCGCGGGCGACGCGCCCCAGGCGGACACCGACGGCGCCGCTGCGGAGGGTGACCGATGA
- a CDS encoding bactofilin family protein: MSQTEFPAGATRFVALLCALAVAAALVPGAAVAVPFANDAPAAATTASGAGQVADQTVGADVVVGPDETISDLQVVSGDVVVHGTVEGDVDAAAGSVRITGEVTDDVEAAAGSVTVDGRVGGTVEAAAGAVEVGPDGVVEGDVDAAAGTVTVAGTVDGDVTGSETVRLDEGATVRGDVAYGETLDRAEGAAVAGTVTHDESLGFDGLQWGITLGDLDDLGAVEILPAPFVSFVTALAALVVGALLLVVFPDFSGEMVETVTDQPGRSVAAGVATMVAVPVVLLAVALTIVGLPMAFAGGAVFALAVWIALVYGEFLVGSRVLDAADTDNRWAALVVGVVGVELLAQIPLFGEVLTFAVVLLGLGTGALTIAARRRGGDDGSAETPPDPSPSAV, translated from the coding sequence ATGAGTCAAACCGAGTTCCCCGCCGGCGCGACGCGGTTCGTCGCGCTGCTGTGTGCGCTCGCCGTCGCCGCCGCGCTGGTCCCCGGTGCGGCGGTCGCAGTACCGTTCGCGAACGACGCTCCGGCCGCGGCCACGACCGCCTCCGGAGCCGGTCAGGTCGCCGATCAGACGGTCGGCGCCGACGTGGTCGTCGGACCCGACGAGACGATCTCTGACCTGCAGGTCGTCAGCGGTGACGTGGTCGTCCACGGGACCGTCGAGGGCGACGTGGACGCCGCGGCCGGGTCGGTCCGGATCACCGGCGAGGTGACCGACGACGTGGAGGCCGCCGCGGGCTCGGTCACCGTCGACGGCCGGGTCGGTGGTACCGTCGAAGCGGCTGCGGGCGCCGTCGAAGTCGGCCCCGACGGCGTCGTCGAGGGCGACGTGGACGCCGCGGCCGGCACGGTCACCGTCGCCGGGACGGTCGACGGCGACGTGACCGGGTCCGAGACCGTCCGTCTGGACGAAGGCGCGACGGTCCGCGGTGACGTGGCCTACGGCGAGACGCTCGACCGCGCCGAGGGCGCCGCGGTGGCCGGAACCGTGACCCACGACGAGAGCCTCGGATTCGACGGCCTCCAGTGGGGTATCACTCTCGGCGACCTCGACGACCTCGGAGCTGTCGAGATCCTTCCCGCTCCGTTCGTCAGCTTCGTCACCGCTCTGGCGGCGCTGGTCGTCGGCGCGCTCCTCCTGGTCGTCTTCCCCGACTTCTCGGGCGAGATGGTCGAGACGGTGACCGACCAGCCGGGCCGTTCGGTCGCCGCGGGCGTGGCGACGATGGTCGCGGTCCCGGTCGTCCTGCTGGCGGTGGCGCTGACTATCGTCGGGCTGCCGATGGCCTTCGCCGGCGGCGCCGTCTTCGCGTTGGCGGTCTGGATCGCGCTGGTCTACGGCGAGTTCCTCGTCGGGTCGCGCGTCCTCGACGCGGCCGACACGGACAACCGCTGGGCCGCGCTGGTCGTGGGCGTCGTCGGCGTCGAGCTGCTGGCACAGATCCCGCTGTTCGGCGAGGTCCTGACGTTCGCCGTCGTCCTCCTCGGCCTCGGCACCGGCGCGCTCACGATCGCCGCCCGTCGCCGCGGCGGTGACGACGGGAGCGCCGAGACGCCGCCGGACCCCTCCCCCAGCGCGGTCTGA